CTAGATAACTGACCTCAGTCTACTTCAGCTGTAAACCCGCATGACCATCACGTTGTCGTGTCAGTTCATATTCCCTGTTTGAGTCTGTAACATCTCCTTCCCACAGACCTTTCTGTGAACCATCTGGACCCTGCTCACAGTCAACACTTGCGTCATCTAGCCACCACAGGCTGTCATGAATTTGCTAACGAAATATAGCCAATCTAGGGCATGCAGCATTTAGCTAACAATAAGACGTGGGTATAAAATGACTCTCACGAACAAAGACTCGCGTAACCTTACTTTGAGCGTTGATTCACTCGGTGCTTGTGCTATAACGCTGCTGCCCAGATAAATGACAATGTTGGAGATCAAATAAGCCCCAGTTGGCAAGAACGCTCGCTCAGCACCCGCATGACCTGGTTTGGCTGTCTTGCTACGTTAGCATCACAATAACCCACATAGAGCGGTGCCAACAACCAGgctaacgttagcgttagcatAACGTTAGCAAACACAAATTAGCAAAAGAGCTGGAGTTAGCGTGTGTTCTACTAAGCGGCGTTTTAAAGCTAATATAGATGGTGTTCTCCGTTTTAGCCGCTGGTATCAATGACTCTCTTCAATCAGTTATAATACTGCACACGACAGTAAAAGGAACGGCATGAACTTTTAACGTTAGCAccgttagctaacattagttagcATAGTGTAGTTCTGCTGATCTGTCGATGATGACCACTCCTTGCCAACGCTGCAGTGCATCCACTATCTGCGGGGGGAAAACGCGGCCCCTATATCAACCATGTGATAACATTTATGAATTCACTCACCTGCACGTGGAAAGCTTGCTCCGACCGCTTCCAGACTATTCCGTTTTCTACAGTGTTTTCTCCCCTCTTTTCCCCTCCTTCCCTTGGTTCTGGGTCAAGCTCGTTAAAGACGAATCGACATCACCGAGTTTCTATCAGACAGAGACTGGGCGGGATCAACAAGCGGACTTTACCGTAAAGACGGCGCAcactgaattcctcttctcatACAGGTGTTTTAACACAAGTTTCTAGACAGgcctgtttatttaaaaagccAGTAGCCAGTGATTAGGATTAAAACCCTTGTGTTTCTGCCAAGATAAAACACACTGACTGATATGAGAAAGCCTATGATTGTGAAATGGGAGTAAGGGGGTTTAACCTCTGTTGCAGTGGTAGAATAAATGGCTACCTcccacctcttcctctctcctcctatttATTTCCGTCAGTCGCTCCCTCtccctcacatacacacacactgatgtcaTTTCATTGATTGCCCAAGAACAATAGCCTGAGAGGAAGCAGCATTTCTTGAGGAAGTACAACAAGGGCATTCAACACCAACACGATAAAACTATTGGCACATAAAACCACTACCAGTCACCGTCCTGGTCAGCGTGTGCCTTTAAATAGATTGATGGTAAAGAGCCTCTGAGAGTAATCAGTTGATTTATATGAATCATGCTTGACCGCTGAGCTATTTAAGGATCACTTCAACTGCAACTCTAAAGCTTTATTTATGTGTAAAACTCATAAACTCAAGATTTTGTGTTAATGCCACCTTTACAATAATTACTGTACTTTTAGTCCTGTCTATTATGTTTAATACACTCAGGAGTTTAAAGACCTTTGGgtgaaattaaagtaaaaaaagtagAAGCCTGATAAACAATGCTTTAGTGTGGGCTTGGTGGAAAGAGGAACAATGCAAGGAATTTCCCGCAGTTTTCTTACAAGTACCCCACAGTGCTACAATATGAGTAAACCCTTGTCATCATAATCACtggtaacaaaaacaatactgcACTCTAGAGGTGCAAAATGATAGGAGACTTTTCAGAAGTTtaaagctgatttaaaaaaactactATTTATTCACAATTCAGTATCCAGATTATAAATCCACAGACAGAATCCACATTGAATTGATTATTGCAGAGTCTGAAACTCTCCGGGAAGTACAAAAGAGGAAAGAATAGCTGCACACTGGAGGTAGGTTTGCTTTTTAAGATaaaccacacgcacacacacatatacagaaatTAAAGATGGGTAAAATGGCATTCTCAATATGCCTGGAATGCTGCTCAGTAAATAGTACAGACGTTTTAAACTCCTAATTAGTTACTATGTTCAGATCCAAGTCAGAAATTTAGTCAGTGTATCTGGGGTGTATTTGGTCTGCTAAATTGCTTGTATCTCTGCAGACTTttaaaacatgtgaaaacattttaagttagcgctattgtaacatttttttattgtacctGGGCGTTATGGCAGTATATATCGTGACGATAGACATTTGTGACCCATAGCATGACTGCATATTGCCTGACCAGTTACACcatgtttttttcacttgaatGTTTGCATCAGGCTGATGTGGTCAAATAAATAAGCAGGACTGTTTTATTGCAATATTGGACTAACAGGGCTGTTAGATCAATGTGACATCTTAATTTGTCAGGCATTTCATTACCTTGATTAGTTCtcctttatgtttttttaaacacataaacatttacatttgtatttgCTAGATCACAATATGTAtcaatattgtaatataaaacAACAGGTTTTATCCATATCTCCCATCCCTAACTATACCATGTTTCTTCTTTACATCAGTGTCACTGTCCATATCTCTGCGTCCATATCTGAATCTGTTGCACGCTTAGCCATCCAAGTCCCACTCTGCCCTGCATTGGCTTTCCTCCAGTAACGATAGGAAAAAATCCTCATGGCTTCAGCTTACAAGTCAAATGGCAACTGCGAGAATCACTAATACTAAGTGTAACTTGCTCACTGAATAATCTAGCATTGAGCTAGTATAGTATGCATGTCATGTCAGGGTAAAAAACTGAGAGCATTTATCAAATTCTACTTAAATTAAGATACTGTACCCTTTTTTGGAACGATCAATGAGGCATCCACGTTTGTCTGCTTTTCAGACAGTATAACACATTTAACTCTAGCAGTCCCTCGAGGGAAGAAAATTAAAAAggcattttagtttttaaggttgtttaaaaaattttaaagaaTGCAAGTCTCGCCATATTGAACAGATACCATGCTTGTTTGAGTCCATATTTTGAACCACAACAGTCCTTTGATTTTACTGGGCAGTTGTCTAGATCAGTGTAGGGTTATTAAGTACATGTGACGTGAATAAGTTCCTTGTgaagtgaaaaaacaagaaacacaaacaagacCATGAGATACTGCCACAGGAACCACATtttcccaaaacacacacactgtgacacaagTGTCAGTAAAAGCACATGCTGAAAAACGTGTGTATCTTTCATGGTCAGAGCACTCCGTTGGCGTTGTGTGTGATCATGTGCCTGCGCAGGTTGCTAGGGTTGTTGAAGCTGGCGGTGCACTGACTGCAGGTGTACGGCTTCTCTCCAGAGTGAGTCCTCAGGTGGATCTTCAGGCTGCCGTTCTGCGTGAAGCGTTTCCCACACTGCATACAAGCGTACGGCTTCTCCCCGGTGTGAATGCGCATGTGGATGCTTAGTGTGGTCTTGTTGACGAACGACTTGCCGCAAAACGAACACAAAACGGGCGACTCCCCGGTGTGACTTGCCCGGTGCACAATCAGGTCTTCACGGCTTAGGAAGCGCTCGCCACAGAAGCTGCAGTCCAGGGATTTGTTGACGGTGTTGGAGAAGACGTTCTGCTGCTGAGGGAACTGGCTAACATGACTGGGGTGCCCCACATGACCATCAGCTCCTACGACTGGTGTTTTTATTGCAGGGCCCAATGCTGTTGAAGCCATTTGTGTGGAAGGATTTCTTTCCATTTGGCTGTTTCTTCCCAGTCCAACACTGTTATCCAGCATCCCTCTCATCTGGGCTCTGTCATTGGCACCAGTGGTGAAATTCAGGAGAGTGTCATGGGTGACGTTGTGGTTAGGAGACAGAGAGCTAAAAGCTTGGAGTTCAGAGGCAGTGAAGAGGGTGTCGCTCTCCTCCTGCAGAGGCCCTTCTCCTCGTCCGTGAACACTCAAGATTCTCAGCTCCTCATGATTACCTGTCAGGCAGGACGACTCTAAATTCTGAGTCCCTGTGGCACAACCACCCTGTGTATTGTGGTTTCCAAAGTCATCATGACCtaaaaagtcaaacaaaatgacattataaaataaagtacataCTTTCTATAAAGAaaagtctgtgtgtgcttgtcaaGTGCTGACTGAAAGCTAAAATAATGTGTACACAAAATGCCCCTCCTCAAGTAGTCAGTCAGCCAGTGCTGGACTTTAAACAGCTATGTGTTATGGCTGAATGATGTCATTCATTCTGTTTTAACGGCAGAATGAGTAGGATTTtcctaaacaaaacaatacattcatGCAAAAGGAATCCCTCTCAATCATCATGTATGACCCACTAGAAGTGCGTGGTGGAGTCTGTATCTACAAAGACCCTGCCCTCTGCctatattttcttattatttgctgtgtttgggaCGCCTGGGGATCAACCTTTGGGCAGCACGCAGGGTGTAATGTCGGGACTCCCTGCTCTCTGCCATGCATGTATAAATTTAGAGCTTtaggtctgtgtgtctgtttgaccGACAGAGGGGCtgagcttcacacacacacgcagagcagagcagagaggccaCAGCAGACAGAATAAAGCATGGGGCCAGGGGAGGGCATTAATATTCCCAGCAGAATAAAATTTTCTAAATTTCTGAGAAGAAAATTCTCTGAGATTATAAAATCAGAAATTTGctagaaacaaaacacaaaatttctCTGCGATTAAAGTCAAAATCTTACAAGAAAACCCCCGCTAAATATCGTTTTACTGTTCTATTTAAAGCAGGGTGCGCAGATGATGATAACAGCTGTCACATTAAAGCTacttttttttatgacattCTGTTCAAAGGCCAAAAGCATAAAACACTGGGTAAGAAGTgcagacatttataaatgactaaGATGTGACACATGCTTTGAAGTAGCTTTGTTGCAGTCCCTCATATCAGCCTGTCTGAAAGCTTCACATCTTCTCTATGTCTGCTCTGACGTTTTACCTATAATGGCCCTAATGTGCCGTCCTATAAAAGTGACAGGTCTTACATTATTAAAAAGAGCAAACTCACCTACAACTGGCTCACATCCTCCAACGTCATCTTCATCTTTAATCAGGATGACATCTGGGCTCTCCACATCTGGACACTGGGCAAGTAAGAATACACATGCATGAGCAAACAAGATTTCAAACAAAGCTGTTAGCTAGTGAAAGTACATGTACTGTAGTTACATTCGCTcgagcagcagaggaggaagtCTTGTTCTCGGATTGTGGAGAAATAGAAGGAGCTTCCACAACAGTCTTTTGAGCCACTGGTGGCTTAATGACAACtagaggaaagagaaagacatCATTTCAGGAGCACAGCAGGTGACAGATGAATAAGAGGTGTGTGTACTATCACTGTCCAGAGCACCAGAATTGTGAATTAAATTCACATATAGTTAATTTTCAGTAACATCTCATTTGCAGTCTGAATTCTGACAAGACAAACATGTTACACTGGATCAAATGTAAGGTTTTGTTTGAAGCAATGGCAAGTGTAATGCCTTGAACTGGAAAGGGTTTAGTCTTAGATTGACCGCTGATCAACACATCTACTGAGGGGCATCCAGAACAACTTGTTGTGACCAGGTTGTGTctcactttggacaaaagcatctgccaaataaatataatgtgaCACAATGTGGTTCAGTGTCATCACACACTCCCTCCACTATCTACTGGATTTAGTATAACTCTATGCTTTTACCTATATATCCAGAATGTGCATTTTCTGAAGACGATATGAGCAATTGTtgcaa
This portion of the Micropterus dolomieu isolate WLL.071019.BEF.003 ecotype Adirondacks linkage group LG19, ASM2129224v1, whole genome shotgun sequence genome encodes:
- the LOC123958367 gene encoding gastrula zinc finger protein XlCGF53.1-like, giving the protein MSTDMPPGSLNLESQLLSIMDVLVKAAVTEISQLFSESSASLRLHLTQSLKENESLRMRMKVMRSELFSLRLQTRTNRPASRFSPIRGNIPKPPRARSQVVIKPPVAQKTVVEAPSISPQSENKTSSSAARANCPDVESPDVILIKDEDDVGGCEPVVGHDDFGNHNTQGGCATGTQNLESSCLTGNHEELRILSVHGRGEGPLQEESDTLFTASELQAFSSLSPNHNVTHDTLLNFTTGANDRAQMRGMLDNSVGLGRNSQMERNPSTQMASTALGPAIKTPVVGADGHVGHPSHVSQFPQQQNVFSNTVNKSLDCSFCGERFLSREDLIVHRASHTGESPVLCSFCGKSFVNKTTLSIHMRIHTGEKPYACMQCGKRFTQNGSLKIHLRTHSGEKPYTCSQCTASFNNPSNLRRHMITHNANGVL